GCGTTTCGGTTTTGATGTAAGGGCCATCCCATGGCGTCGAACCGCCGTCGCCGCTCGCATCATCGCCTTCCAGTTCCAATGCCTCACCGCCGTCTTCGCCGCCACCACCCTCACCGGACGCGTCTGCTGCAGGAGCCGCAATCAGGGCGGCCAGGCCCTGTTCGCTGGAAGGGAATCGATTCATGTCAATCGCGTAGCGTTCCAGCGAAGCCTGGAACATTCCGATCTGCGTCTTCACGGAATTGATGTCGGCTTTCTCCTTGCTGCCCAGCAGGCGAGGCCCCACAAGGGAGACCAGCAGTACCAGAATCGCCATCACGATCAGCAGTTCGGTCAGTGTAAAACCACGCCGAATCGTGCGGCGGAATCGTTGAGTTGTGTGTTGTTTCTTCATGGAAAATCTCCTCCGTTAGGTTGTTGATTATTCAGTGTGTCATTAACTCATTGAGGTACTCATTTCGAACACAGGCAGCAACAGCGCGACGATGACAAACAGCACTGCGCTGCCCATCACCATCAGCAAGGCTGGTTCGATGAGGCGGACCATAGTGTCCAGTTGCCGAGCCACCTTTTTGTCGATGCCGTCGGCGATGTTGTTCAAAACGTTTTCGAGGTTGTTCGCTTCTTCCGCAATTCCGATCATGGCCATCACGTTTGGCGGGATCAGGCCGCATTTGGACAAGGGAGCCGACAGACTTTCGCCGGAAGAAATGTTTTCCGCCGATTGACGAATCGCTGTCCCCAGAACGACATTGCCGGCCGAATCGCTGCTGATTTCCAACGCCTTCAACATGGGAACTCCGTTTCGCAACAGCGTGCCCAAAATTCGACAAAAGCGTGAGGTGGCTCCGTTCAGGAAGATTGGTCCGAAGACCGGCAGCTTCGTTTTGACGCCGTCAATCTTCTGCCGTCCCGATCGAGAGGCAGCCCACTTACGCAACCCGTAGATCGCTCCGGCCATCGCCATCGCGACCAAAATTCCGAAGCGTCCCAAAAAGTCGCTCAACCAAAGCAAAATGACAGTAGCCGTTGGCAGTGTTCCCTGCCGTTCCAGTTGAGCGAACAGGTCCGAAAACTTCGGGACGAAGAACACGATCAAAACAAGGGTCACGATGGACCCCGCTGTCGCAAGGAATGCTGGATAGGCCATCGCCCCACGCACTTTGGATCGCAGTTCTTCCGTACGTTCCAGAAACTCGGCCGTCTGCTGCAGCGATTCTTCCAAAAACGCGCCTTCCGTTCCGGCGCGCACAATACTGATGGTCAATTCGTTAAATACGTCTTCATGGTGGCCCATGGCTTCGTGCAGTTGAGCGCCTTCAGAAATGCGTGTGCGGATGTCTGACAGCACAGTCTGCATGCGTTCGCTGGGCGACTGCTGCATCAGCACTTCCAGCGACTGCAG
This DNA window, taken from Fuerstiella marisgermanici, encodes the following:
- a CDS encoding type II secretion system F family protein, which produces MQEFAYTARSMTGQDVRGLITADSRGEVMAMLSEKALCPIDVHPAKSQSFSLNFNRPIKTELLANTLTQLSDLLANGVPLLQSLEVLMQQSPSERMQTVLSDIRTRISEGAQLHEAMGHHEDVFNELTISIVRAGTEGAFLEESLQQTAEFLERTEELRSKVRGAMAYPAFLATAGSIVTLVLIVFFVPKFSDLFAQLERQGTLPTATVILLWLSDFLGRFGILVAMAMAGAIYGLRKWAASRSGRQKIDGVKTKLPVFGPIFLNGATSRFCRILGTLLRNGVPMLKALEISSDSAGNVVLGTAIRQSAENISSGESLSAPLSKCGLIPPNVMAMIGIAEEANNLENVLNNIADGIDKKVARQLDTMVRLIEPALLMVMGSAVLFVIVALLLPVFEMSTSMS
- a CDS encoding type II secretion system protein GspG, producing the protein MKKQHTTQRFRRTIRRGFTLTELLIVMAILVLLVSLVGPRLLGSKEKADINSVKTQIGMFQASLERYAIDMNRFPSSEQGLAALIAAPAADASGEGGGGEDGGEALELEGDDASGDGGSTPWDGPYIKTETLPKDPWGNSYRYEFPPTHNKMNVPDIWSLGPDAQENTDDDIVSWTGDGTAGEGGDMAGDDLE